In the genome of Telluria mixta, the window CGCATCGCGTTGATCGTCGTCGGATCGGTCGCGTTCAGGAAGAACATGCCCGCGCGCTGGGCCGGCTTGAAGCTGCGCTTGTCCATCTTGCGCAGCAGGTTACGCATGTTCATCGAGACGTCGCCGAAGTCGATGTTGACCGGGCACGGCGTCACGCACTTGTGGCACACGGTGCAGTGGTCGGACACGTCCTCGAATTCTTCCCAGTGGCGGATCGACACGCCGCGGCGCGTCTGCTCTTCGTACAGGAACGCTTCGATCAGCGCGGACGTCGCGAGGATCTTGTCGCGCGGCGAGTACAGCAGGTTCGATTGCGGCACGTGCGTCGTGCACACGGGCTTGCACTTGCCGCAGCGCAGGCAGTCCTTCACGCTGTTGGCGATCTCGCCGATGTCGCTCTGCTGCATGATCAGCGACTCGTGGCCCATCAGGCCGAACGACGGCGTGTACGCGTTGCGCAGGTCGGCGTACGCGGTGTCGCTGTTCAGCAGCTTGCCCTTGTTGAAGCGGCCTTCCGGGTCCACGCGTTTTTTATAGTCGCGGAAGTCGCGGATCTCGTCCTCGGTGAGGAATTCCAGCTTCGTGATGCCGATGCCGTGTTCGCCCGAGATGACGCCGTCCAGCGAACGCGCCAGCTTCATGATGCGCTCGACGGCCTTGTGCGCATCCTGCAGCATCGCGTAGTCGTCCGAGTTCACGGGCAGGTTCGTGTGCACGTTGCCGTCGCCGGCGTGCATGTGCAGCGCGACGAACACGCGCGAACGCAGCACGCGCTTGTGGATCGCGGTGGCTTCGGCGAGAATCGGTTCGTAGGCCGCACCGTTGAAGATCTGGCGCAGCGGCGCGCGGATCTCCTGCTTCCACGAGACGCGCACGGTATGGTCCTGCACGACGTCGAACAGCTTCGCGTCCGGCTGCTGCGCGAGGCGCGCCTGGAACGTGCCGGTGAGGCCGTCGAGGCCGACGTCGGCCAGTTTATCCAGCACGGCGCCCAGCGGCTGGTCGAGGTTCGCCAGGATCCACGTCCAGCGCGCGGATACGCGGGCCAGCAGATCGTCGCCCTGCTGTGGACGGTCGCCGAGGATCTCTTCCTTCGACACGCCTTCGCCGGTGGCGTCGTCCGCCTTCGTCACTTCCAGGTTCCCGGACGCGAAGTAGGCATGCAATTCTTCGACGAGCTGCAGCTTGTTCTTGATCGACAGTTCGACGTTGATGCGCTCGATGCCGTCCGTGTACTCGCCCATGCGGTTCAGCGGAATGACGACGTCTTCGTTGATCTTGAAAGCGTTCGTATGGCGCGCGATGGCGGCCGTGCGCGAGCGGTCGAGCCAGAATTTTTTACGGGCTTCCGGGCTGACGGCGACGAAGCCTTCGCCCACGCGCGTGTTCGCGAGACGCACGACTTCCGACGTGGCCAGCGCGACGGCGTTCTCGTCGTCGCCGACGATGTCGCCGAACAGCGCCATCTTCGGCAGGGTGCCGCGCTTGGATTTCGTCGCATAGCCGACGGCGCGCAGGTAGCGCTCGTCCAGGTGTTCCAGGCCCGCGAGGCGCAGGCTGGCGAATTCCGGCTTGCCGCTCTTCGGCAGGCTGTCGAGGTAATCCTTGATCTCGACGATCGACGGGATCGCGTCGCGCGCCTGGCCGAAGAATTCCAGCGCGACGGTGCGCGTGAACTTCGGCATCTTGTGCAGGATCCAGCGCGACGACGTAATCAGGCCATCGGTGCCCTCTTTCTGGATGCCCGGCAGGCCCGCGAGGAATTTGTCGGTGACGTCCTTGCCGAGGCCTTCCTTGCGGAAGCGGCGGCCTTCGATGGCCAGCGTCTCGGTGCGGAACGGCTGGCCTTTCGGCGCGCCCTTTTCCGACGGGTGCGTCCATTCGAGCTTGAACGTGGCGACGGGCGCGTCGTGGATCTTGCCCAGGTTGTGGTCGACGCGCGTGACGTCGAGCCAGTCGCCGTTCGGGTCGACCATGCGCCACGACGCAAGATTGTCCAGCGCGGTGCCCCACAGGACGGCCTTCTTGCCGCCCGCGTTCATCGCGATGTTCCCGCCGATGCAGGAAGCGTGCGCGGACGTCGGGTCGACGGCGAACACGAAGCCGGCCTTCTCGGCCGCCTGCGACACGCGCTGCGTGACGACGCCGGCGCCCGTGAAGATCGTCGCGTACTCGCGGTCGACGCCCGGCAGGCGCGTCATCTCGACCTCGCCCATCTGCAGCAGCTTTTCCGTGTTGATCACGGCCGACATCGGCGACAGCGGAATCGCACCGCCCGTGTAGCCGGTGCCGCCGCCGCGCGGGATGATGGTCAGTCCGAGTTCGATGCAGCCTTTCACCAGGCCGGCCATCTCGTCTTCCGAATCCGGCAGCAGCACGAGGAACGGGTATTCGACGCGCCAGTCGGTGGCGTCCGTCACGTGCGACGTGCGGTGCATGCCGTCGAAGCGGATGT includes:
- a CDS encoding FAD/FMN-binding oxidoreductase — protein: MNAPANIHALLEENAPIRLREIPYNYTSFSDREIVIRLLGESSWQLLDELRGARQTGRSARMLYEVLGDIWVVRRNPYLQDDLLDNPKRRAKLIEALHHRLAEVDKRRLTVDAGESDPATASRRSAAVEQLLVAARKAVDDFGREFADTYDLRKRAKAVLGRYTDKRNIRFDGMHRTSHVTDATDWRVEYPFLVLLPDSEDEMAGLVKGCIELGLTIIPRGGGTGYTGGAIPLSPMSAVINTEKLLQMGEVEMTRLPGVDREYATIFTGAGVVTQRVSQAAEKAGFVFAVDPTSAHASCIGGNIAMNAGGKKAVLWGTALDNLASWRMVDPNGDWLDVTRVDHNLGKIHDAPVATFKLEWTHPSEKGAPKGQPFRTETLAIEGRRFRKEGLGKDVTDKFLAGLPGIQKEGTDGLITSSRWILHKMPKFTRTVALEFFGQARDAIPSIVEIKDYLDSLPKSGKPEFASLRLAGLEHLDERYLRAVGYATKSKRGTLPKMALFGDIVGDDENAVALATSEVVRLANTRVGEGFVAVSPEARKKFWLDRSRTAAIARHTNAFKINEDVVIPLNRMGEYTDGIERINVELSIKNKLQLVEELHAYFASGNLEVTKADDATGEGVSKEEILGDRPQQGDDLLARVSARWTWILANLDQPLGAVLDKLADVGLDGLTGTFQARLAQQPDAKLFDVVQDHTVRVSWKQEIRAPLRQIFNGAAYEPILAEATAIHKRVLRSRVFVALHMHAGDGNVHTNLPVNSDDYAMLQDAHKAVERIMKLARSLDGVISGEHGIGITKLEFLTEDEIRDFRDYKKRVDPEGRFNKGKLLNSDTAYADLRNAYTPSFGLMGHESLIMQQSDIGEIANSVKDCLRCGKCKPVCTTHVPQSNLLYSPRDKILATSALIEAFLYEEQTRRGVSIRHWEEFEDVSDHCTVCHKCVTPCPVNIDFGDVSMNMRNLLRKMDKRSFKPAQRAGMFFLNATDPTTINAMRKGMIDWGYKAQRLGATVLKAVAKEQTKAPPPTTGKAPIREQVIHFVNKKMPGNLPKKTARALLDIEDDKIIPIIRNPKVTNADTEAVFYFPGCGSERLFSQVGLATQAMLWEVGVQTVLPPGYLCCGYPQRGAGQYDKADKMVTDNRVLFHRMANTLNYLDIKTVVVSCGTCYDSLANYEFDKIFPGCRLIDIHEYLMEKGVKLEGVTGTRYMYHDPCHTPMKLQDSVKTVNALVQTVDNVKIEKNDRCCGESGTFAVSRPDISTQVRFRKEQEMVKGADKLREDGFKGDVKILTSCPSCLQGLSRYNDDSGTTADYIVVEMARHLLGENWLPNYVANANNGGIERVLV